The following DNA comes from Chitinophaga nivalis.
ACAAATTTTTCGGCCGTCAGCTCCGGCTTGTTGAGATACCCTCTGCCTACGCCATCTCCGCTGGTACAGATTTCACCAATCACCCCTACAGGACATAAGGCGCCGCCGGGAGCGAGAATATAGATCGCCGTATTTTGTATCGGACGGCCTATCAGTACCTTACCTTCCGCGGAGTGCCGGGGAATTTTATAGTAAGTGGTTACATCAGAACATTCTGTTTGGCCATAGGTGTTGATGATCTCTACCTGTTCATTGCCGGCATAACATCTTTCTACAAAATAGGTATTCAGCTTTTCCCCGGTCAGGATGAAGGTTTTTATACCACTCAGGTCTATCTTCTTTTCATAAAAAAGATGTTCATTTAACTGGGACGGGATTACCTCCAGCATCGTAGCACCGGTAACACCCGCTTTATGTATCAGTTTACTGACACTTTTCAACTCCTCTTCATTACACAGTGCGCACTTTCCGCCAACTATCAGCGGCGCCCACAATTGCCAGATGCCACCTACAAAATGCAATTGGGAATTATGACAGATCACACTTTCGGCGTTGAGCTGCAGCAAGGCAATTTTGCTGTACAGGTGATTGATAATACCGCTGTTTTCCAGCATACCTCCTTTGGGTTTTCCGGTAGATCCGGAAGTATAAATCACACAGGCCAGGTCGCGCGGGCCATTGATCGATACCGGATTTGCTTTATCATAGTTGTTGGCCGATTTTTTAAATGCCTGCCACCAGTCCTCATCAATAAATACTTTGCAGTTGCTGTCGGCGACCATATAGTCGATACGCTCCTGCGGATATGCCGGGTCTACAGGCACACAGGCGCCGCCCGATTTTAATACGCCCAGCAAGGCTATTACCATCTGTTCGTTACGCGCTAGTTTTATACCTATCAAATCATCCGGTCTGATATCATACTGCTGTCTTAAATAATTGCCCAGCTGGTTGGCTGTTTCATTCAATTGCGCATAGGTTAGCGCCTGTTCTTCAAATGCAATCGCTATGTTATCCGGTGTTTTTGCTGCCTGTACTTCAAACAGGCCGGCAATAGTGCTATCACGGGGATATGCGGTGTGGGTATTATTAAACGTTACCAACAACTGTTCTTTTTCTGCAGCACTGATATATTCCAGTTGGTGGATACGCTGTTGGGGAGCGCGAATGATACCGGTTAATATGGCAAAGAAAAGCTGTCCTAATTTTTCAGCGGTCAATCCGGAACGCAGCTTACGGGTGAGGTGTAATCCCAGTTGATACCTGCCACCCGTGCTATTGATGGTAAAGTCCAGGTAGGTATTGGTAAGACCATGTCCATCCAGATTCAGCATCGGTACTGCAGAAGTGGATGCTCCTGCTGGCGTACTGTCTGCCAGAGATTCGTACGCATGAAAGTCAACATAGTTAAAAAAGGTATCAAAAAAGTGATTGCCTTTATCCTGCTGCGGATGTATTTTGGAGAGTTCCAATACACTGATCCGTTCATAGCGTTTTAATGTCACCAATTGCTGCTGCACCTGCGTAATCAGCTCATCCACCTGTACGTTTTCCCCTACTGCTATTTTAAATGGTACTGCATTTAAAAAACATCCCAGTACCTTGTCGCCATCTTCACGTGAAAGCCGTGTATTGGTGACCAATCCTGCCACTACCTCCGGATCATCATTCAAGACTTTCAGCATAAATAAATACGCAGTGAAAGAGATGGCTTTCACGGTCGTCTTTAAATCAACTGCCAGCTGTTCCAGTTGCTTTACTTCGGCCATATCCAGGAACTGCCCATAACTGCTTACAGCAATTTCTTCTTTGAAAATGTTCAGCCGCTTGTAGTCTGCCAGCGCTGTTTGCCAGAAATCTTTTATCGAATCATCTTTTTTATCTATCTCCTGCTGGATGATCAGGTCTTTATATCCTGATTTTAATTTTTCAGGATGATAATCCGGATTCTCCTGCAACTGCAGATACAGGTTATTTAATTCCGTCATGAACAGGGCGTCACTCCATCCGTCTAGGATCGCATGATGACATTGGAAGATGAATACGATATCATTCCCACCCAGGTTAAAGGCGGCCATTCTCCACAGCGGCGCCTGCGTCACATCAAACGGATGATTGCGTTCCGTTCTCATGAACTCCCGTATAACGGCTTCCTGTTCCGCGAGGTGCATGCCAATCAGGTTTTCATAGCGTACGGCTACCTTCACCTTTTTATAGACGATCTGCACCTGTGTTTCGAAGTCGCTTATATTAAACCCTGTTCTTAAGATCGTGTGTTTTTCCACCATCAGCTCCAATGCCGCACAAAGCCGGTTCACATCAAAATCAACGAAGGATCTCCTTCTGACCATCTGATCATGATAGATACCCAACCCTTTGTCCATCAAGGATTCGAACACCATCCCCTTTTCAATATCGCTCATCGGATAGACGTCTGCGATGTTTGCCGGATCCCTGATCTCCGGGGAAGATAAGATCCGTTCTTTCAGTGCATCCAGTTCCGCCTGTACCCATATGGCTGTTTCCTGCTGCGCCTTATGTTGTTCTTCCAGTATATCTTTATTACTGAGCACATGCTCCAGCAATGCTTCAATGGTTTGATGCTTATAGATATCCGTCAGGGGTATTTCCAGATCGAGTTTCTTGCGGATTTCACTGATTATTTTCAGTATCCGGATAGAATCACCTCCCAGCTCAAAAAAGTTATCCCTGATGCCTATACGTTCTTTTCCCAGGATCTCCTGCCAGATCAGTACTACTTTCTCTTCCGTATCATTACGGGGTGCTACGTATACCGTTCCGGTGCCCAACGCTGCGGCTTCCGGAACCGGCAGATTCTTTTTATCTATTTTACCACTGGAGGTCAAAGGCAACTGTGGCAACTGATGAAAATAGCCCGGTATCATATACACAGGCAGGGTTTGCCCCAGATAGGTCCGCAGGTCCAACGACGCTAAAGGTGCTTCACTCACCACATAGGCAATGAGTTCCTTATCTCCGTTGATATTAGGCCTGGCCACTACTACGGCTGCATCTACCTTATCATGTTCCAGCAGCACATTCTCTATCTCCCCCAGCTCAATACGGTGACCATGTATTTTTACCTGGTCATCTTTACGGCCGGTGAAGATGATGTTACCATCCGGCAACCATTTACCCAGATCACCGGTTTTATACATGCGTATGTAATCGGTAGCGGCAACATCCACATGGGCCAACTTATTCCCGCAGAATACAAACAATTCATAATCCTGTACACCGTTCTTACTCCGCACACGGGTTTTCACCTTAAAGAGTTCAATATCCGTTATGCCATTACTTACCAGCGCTTCCAGCAAATAGTATTTGTCTTCTTTTACCGTAATCCCCGGCGTTAGTTTGTTCTCGAACTTTGTATAGCTAAACGCACTCTGATTGGTACCATCCTCATGTTCGATGATAGGCAACAAGGTGCCCAGGATCAACCGCCCGCCTTCTTTCAATACGGCTGTCATATTCTGCAACAGGTTGGCAGGATGCTGTACCCGGTCCAGCGTCAAAGTACTGATGGCAAAATCCATGGAGTTCCGCGCCAGCCTGGTATCCTGCAGAAATATATCCGTTGGTGTATCTATACGGGAGATAATACTATTGATATTCTTTTTGATCAGGTTATCGATGAAATAGGGGTTGATATCGATGCCTGTTACATCCTTCACCCCACTATCATAGATATTTTGTAGCAGCTCTCCGCTACCGCAGCCGAAATCCACGCCGCTGGCATCGGCCGGCATCTCTCTGCCTGCCAGTTTTGAGAATACCTTCCAGGAGAGACTCTCTGTTTTATAGGTATCAAACATGCCTTCATAGTAATATCGCAGGAATGTTTTTTTGAACTCCGCATCAGGTGCATTTTCCTGGAGGATTTTAATCGCCCGCTCTTTTAAAGCACCGGTAAAATGTGCTTCAATTTCAGGAATAATGTCCTCTACGGCTACTGCGGCCTCGATGCTATCGGTCACCTTTTCAAACAGTACATTGATTTCTTTTGTCAGTTTTCCTTTCCGGAAAACCTCTGTATTGATGACCTCTCCTTTTTCCTGATAGATGGTGTTTAGATAAAAATGGTTGGGTAAAAAAGAGGCAAACGTTTTTCTGCGATCCTTGAAGTAACCCACTGCTGTACCGGGTCCGCTCAGGTATACCTCCCCTTCTATTCCTACCGGCACGGGATCCATATTGCTGTCTGTAATATATGTTTTCAGGTTGGTGCGCGATTGCCCAATAGGAATGGCGCCCATGGGCTCACGGCCATGCCATACATGAGAGTACACCGTATACTCCGTAGGGCCGTAACCGTTAATAAAATGGCAATGATCTTTCCATCGCTCATATAACTCCACGGTACACTTCTCTCCTACGGATACAATCCTTGGCATCCCCTGAATAGCAGCCGGATTTAACTGTCTGAGCATAGACGGCACCGTTACCACTACGTCAATACCATATTGATTAATGAGGTCGATCAGGTCCAGGAAATTTCCCTTACTGATCATCACCAGGGTACAACCATTGGTTAACGCCATAATACTCTCTCCGACAGAAGCATCAAAGCTGATAGGCCCCATCTGGGAGATCTTCTTTGTTTCGTCCAGCTCAAAATATGCCCTTTGCCAGGCCGACAAATCCACCAGCGATCTGTGGCCGATCATCACGCCTTTCGGCTGACCGGTAGATCCGGACGTATAGATCACATAGGCCGGATTCCCGGGAAGACTCAACCCAAGAGGGGTATCCACCGTATCTTCCAGCGTATCCAGCTGCACATCTATGGCAAAAACATTACCGGTATAGAAAGCCAGATCAAAAATATAATCAGCCTGTGTGATCAGCACTTTGATATCCGTATCCTGTATAATATATTCTTTCCGGCTATCCGGGTATTCCGGATCGATGGGCACATAAGCCCCACCGGCTTTCCAGATACCCAATACAGCAATGAACATCTTTTCTGTTCTTTCCAGCATGATACCTACCAGCTCACCTGGTCTGACATTGCCTTCCCGGCGTAAATAACCGGCTAACCGGCTGGCCCGTTCGTCCAGTTCCTTATAGGTAAGCGTAGTGCCTTCAAAGATCAGCGCTTTATTATCCGGATATTTCCGCACCTGTTCTTCAAACAGGTCCACTACCGTTTTATTTTCCGGGAATGCACCAGCGGTATCATTAAATGTGTGCAACAACTGCGTTTTCTCCGCCTGGCTTAACAACTCCAGCTGCTGCAGGGGCCGGGCAGGATGTAGGGTAATAGCCACCATCAATTGCTCCAGCTGACCGGCGATCCGTTCAATCGTATTTTTCGTATAGATATCGCTGTTATACTGTATACTCAGCAGCATCCCATCCCCTGTTTCACTAAACCCAAAGATGATATCAAACCGGCAGGCCTGCTTCACTTCCTGATCGTACGGGCTCACCTGCAGGTCTCCCATTTGTTGCGGATCCTTTGTACTCACTACCTGACTGTGATCCAGCACTACCTGTACATCAAACAAAGGATTGCGGCTCAGGTCCCGCTGCAGGCGCAGCTCTTCCACCAGCTGATCAAAAGGATACACCTGATGTTCATAAGCGCCAAGTACCACTTGTTTGGCCAGTGCCAATGCTTCGCGATAGTTATCCTCTCCTTTGCAGGTAGCTCTTAAAGCCAACGTGTTACCGTAGTACCCGATCTGATCTGCGAGGTCGGCATGTTCCCGACCTGCGATGGGTGTACCGGTAATAATATCCTCTTGCCCTGTATACTTATAGAGCAGGATATTTACGACTGTCAGCAGGCCCATAAACAAGGTCGCTCCTTCTGCTTCCACCAGGGATTTCAGTGCGGTACTGACCCGGGGCCGGATACTTTTGTGTACTGTAGCACCATTGTAGGTTTTTATAACCGGACGGATGTAATCGCCCGGCAGGTCCAGCACCGGCAGTGACCCGGCAAACTGTTGCAGCCAGTAATCCCGGTGTGCTTGCAGGTTACCGCCACTCAGCTGTGCCTGTTGCCACACGGCATAGTCTTTATATTGAATACGCAGGGGTGGCAGCGGCACCGGTATTCCTTTAATCTGCGCATTATACAGCTGCAATAATTCCCGGATAAACACTTCCAGCGACCAGGCATCCATCACGATGTGGTGGATAACATACCCCAGTATCCATTTATGTGCCGCTACCTGGTATAAAGCAACGCGAAACAAAGGGCCTTCTGCCAGATCAAAAGAACGGGCAACGGCAGCTTCCATTAAGCTATGCATTTGTTTCTCCGGCGCCGCTTCGCCACGCAGGTCATGATAATCAATGTGAAAATCACGGCCGGATGGCGCCAATACCAGCTGCTGTACTTCTTCCCGTTCATTCTCCCGGAATACCGTGCGCAGGCTCTCGTGACGGTCTATCAATGCATTTACCGCGTATGTCAGTGCGGCTACCTCCAGTTCCCCTTCCAACACATACACCCCGGGGGTATTATACGCTACATTGCTATCCTCAAACCGGCTTAGTATCCATAACCTGAACTGGGAAGATGATAAAGGATAGCTTTCCTGGAGAGGAGCTTTATGAATAGCATTATAATCCTCTTTTTTATCTTTATAGGTATTGATCAGATCAATGAGATCGTTCTTATGATATTTGATATCTGTTAACAGGTCCTGGGTCAAAACGCCTTTAGGCGCTGTAATATCCAGCTTACCATCAACCAGTTTGATCTTTACATTTAGCTTCCTTAATCTTGTATACAGCGCTGATATCATATAACTAATTTTTAAGCATACAAAGCTTTACTGCTGAACAATTCTTTCTCTGCAAACAGACGGGCAGCGATCCGACCTTCTTCCTTACATTTTTCAATCAACATATTAGACTGGATGATCGGATTGGAATGTTCGGTATAATGCACATCCAGAATATGCTGTACCCATGGCTCTTCTCCCATGGCATATACATACACTTCCTTAAAATTAAAACGGTGCACCATCTCGATACCTTCGTTATAATTGCTGCCACGGCCCCGGCGCGAAAAGTCTTTTTCCCGTTCCTGCTTTTCGGTAAATACCGGCCCATATACCCAGGATGCCGGCGATCCGTCGCATTCCATGCCCATAAACAATACATCTACGTCGCCGGTAAAGTGATGCAGTTGCTCATACAATTCCGGAGACTGATTGCAGGCGTCTGCCACAGCCAGCAGGGTGTATTCTCCCAATCTGATATGATAACCCAGCTTGCTGTTGATATGCAGATCGTGGTGTTCTCCGATAAAAGGCACGCCGGTAATGACGATGCCGGAATCAGATACTACCTGTTCCAGGTCTGTCAGTTCAATGATATTTTTAAATCCGAGATGCCTGAGCATCAGTTTCAGGGAAGGGTCCTGCAGGGCGCCATCAATGTTTTTGCCGACAATAATATTTTTGGTCTTATGCCGGATCTGCAGCATGGTTTCCATCAGAATATGATCGTGGTGACCATGGGTAATCAGCACATAGTCAATTTCATCCGGCAGGTCATCATAGGTATAACGGGAGATATCAGACTCGTAGGTATAGCTCAATACCGGATCCAGTAATATGCTGTGTTCTTTTGTTTCAATCAGGATACAGGCATGGCCGAAATACCGGATGCGGATACTATCCCCGTTGTACTTATCGTAAGTAGCAGGTTCTTTCGTGGTAAAGAGGCTTTTAAACAAAGGTTCCTGCTCCGG
Coding sequences within:
- a CDS encoding MBL fold metallo-hydrolase, whose translation is MDTQLVYLRNNVKVEPLINNWYAWHHIIPPVLTGFNVVGRYIPIMESYINDPETHAKAVKDPAFKGGPFIDLEGNCAEEVSALLERTKELSRPLFDFVAAIRALDKLLRRKATGYAMESLYREIPAELKGYVELYYDRHHRPDFRFYEALIYNSPYYIESFQCVTLSLIEKDADRPFIFSTPRLSNPDTLELKLPFRATALDELFKMKRTPQTFDYIKEQLGITPEQEPLFKSLFTTKEPATYDKYNGDSIRIRYFGHACILIETKEHSILLDPVLSYTYESDISRYTYDDLPDEIDYVLITHGHHDHILMETMLQIRHKTKNIIVGKNIDGALQDPSLKLMLRHLGFKNIIELTDLEQVVSDSGIVITGVPFIGEHHDLHINSKLGYHIRLGEYTLLAVADACNQSPELYEQLHHFTGDVDVLFMGMECDGSPASWVYGPVFTEKQEREKDFSRRGRGSNYNEGIEMVHRFNFKEVYVYAMGEEPWVQHILDVHYTEHSNPIIQSNMLIEKCKEEGRIAARLFAEKELFSSKALYA
- a CDS encoding non-ribosomal peptide synthetase, translated to MISALYTRLRKLNVKIKLVDGKLDITAPKGVLTQDLLTDIKYHKNDLIDLINTYKDKKEDYNAIHKAPLQESYPLSSSQFRLWILSRFEDSNVAYNTPGVYVLEGELEVAALTYAVNALIDRHESLRTVFRENEREEVQQLVLAPSGRDFHIDYHDLRGEAAPEKQMHSLMEAAVARSFDLAEGPLFRVALYQVAAHKWILGYVIHHIVMDAWSLEVFIRELLQLYNAQIKGIPVPLPPLRIQYKDYAVWQQAQLSGGNLQAHRDYWLQQFAGSLPVLDLPGDYIRPVIKTYNGATVHKSIRPRVSTALKSLVEAEGATLFMGLLTVVNILLYKYTGQEDIITGTPIAGREHADLADQIGYYGNTLALRATCKGEDNYREALALAKQVVLGAYEHQVYPFDQLVEELRLQRDLSRNPLFDVQVVLDHSQVVSTKDPQQMGDLQVSPYDQEVKQACRFDIIFGFSETGDGMLLSIQYNSDIYTKNTIERIAGQLEQLMVAITLHPARPLQQLELLSQAEKTQLLHTFNDTAGAFPENKTVVDLFEEQVRKYPDNKALIFEGTTLTYKELDERASRLAGYLRREGNVRPGELVGIMLERTEKMFIAVLGIWKAGGAYVPIDPEYPDSRKEYIIQDTDIKVLITQADYIFDLAFYTGNVFAIDVQLDTLEDTVDTPLGLSLPGNPAYVIYTSGSTGQPKGVMIGHRSLVDLSAWQRAYFELDETKKISQMGPISFDASVGESIMALTNGCTLVMISKGNFLDLIDLINQYGIDVVVTVPSMLRQLNPAAIQGMPRIVSVGEKCTVELYERWKDHCHFINGYGPTEYTVYSHVWHGREPMGAIPIGQSRTNLKTYITDSNMDPVPVGIEGEVYLSGPGTAVGYFKDRRKTFASFLPNHFYLNTIYQEKGEVINTEVFRKGKLTKEINVLFEKVTDSIEAAVAVEDIIPEIEAHFTGALKERAIKILQENAPDAEFKKTFLRYYYEGMFDTYKTESLSWKVFSKLAGREMPADASGVDFGCGSGELLQNIYDSGVKDVTGIDINPYFIDNLIKKNINSIISRIDTPTDIFLQDTRLARNSMDFAISTLTLDRVQHPANLLQNMTAVLKEGGRLILGTLLPIIEHEDGTNQSAFSYTKFENKLTPGITVKEDKYYLLEALVSNGITDIELFKVKTRVRSKNGVQDYELFVFCGNKLAHVDVAATDYIRMYKTGDLGKWLPDGNIIFTGRKDDQVKIHGHRIELGEIENVLLEHDKVDAAVVVARPNINGDKELIAYVVSEAPLASLDLRTYLGQTLPVYMIPGYFHQLPQLPLTSSGKIDKKNLPVPEAAALGTGTVYVAPRNDTEEKVVLIWQEILGKERIGIRDNFFELGGDSIRILKIISEIRKKLDLEIPLTDIYKHQTIEALLEHVLSNKDILEEQHKAQQETAIWVQAELDALKERILSSPEIRDPANIADVYPMSDIEKGMVFESLMDKGLGIYHDQMVRRRSFVDFDVNRLCAALELMVEKHTILRTGFNISDFETQVQIVYKKVKVAVRYENLIGMHLAEQEAVIREFMRTERNHPFDVTQAPLWRMAAFNLGGNDIVFIFQCHHAILDGWSDALFMTELNNLYLQLQENPDYHPEKLKSGYKDLIIQQEIDKKDDSIKDFWQTALADYKRLNIFKEEIAVSSYGQFLDMAEVKQLEQLAVDLKTTVKAISFTAYLFMLKVLNDDPEVVAGLVTNTRLSREDGDKVLGCFLNAVPFKIAVGENVQVDELITQVQQQLVTLKRYERISVLELSKIHPQQDKGNHFFDTFFNYVDFHAYESLADSTPAGASTSAVPMLNLDGHGLTNTYLDFTINSTGGRYQLGLHLTRKLRSGLTAEKLGQLFFAILTGIIRAPQQRIHQLEYISAAEKEQLLVTFNNTHTAYPRDSTIAGLFEVQAAKTPDNIAIAFEEQALTYAQLNETANQLGNYLRQQYDIRPDDLIGIKLARNEQMVIALLGVLKSGGACVPVDPAYPQERIDYMVADSNCKVFIDEDWWQAFKKSANNYDKANPVSINGPRDLACVIYTSGSTGKPKGGMLENSGIINHLYSKIALLQLNAESVICHNSQLHFVGGIWQLWAPLIVGGKCALCNEEELKSVSKLIHKAGVTGATMLEVIPSQLNEHLFYEKKIDLSGIKTFILTGEKLNTYFVERCYAGNEQVEIINTYGQTECSDVTTYYKIPRHSAEGKVLIGRPIQNTAIYILAPGGALCPVGVIGEICTSGDGVGRGYLNKPELTAEKFVPDPFQQGQLMYRTGDLGRWLPDGNIEITGRKDDQISIRGYRIELGEIEHALQRHPDIDAAAVIARYNAAGENELVAYIVGDAALNTAVLHAHLRKSVPDYMLPVYYVPLAVLPLTLNGKVDKRNLPDPQGISIDTGVAYVAPRHATEEKLALIWQEVLGREKVGVNDGFFETGGHSISMIRLLHKINTVFEQAAIRLIDLMQHTTIALQAALIAAGSGRLAGSDPHILTLREGTHEAPTFIIPGMPGIAEGYLEMAQQIPTQGVVYGLQMKGALAGETPLDSITDMAAHNIALIRAILPSGKIRLYAHSYGGTVVYEMLQQLAGTDIAVLEVVLIDSAPIGKGDGWAKQDAGLFLDHFFTANGLTAEKTRFYHLWPLCEHALAVQYNYASQLPYTVTLIIADDQGVWASPPDRTGWQEHYQQVNVIHAAGDHFSIVRAPYCSGWLANTSTNL